AAATTTGCTGGAAATGGCGGGGCTTACTGTGCCGATTGTGTGTGTTGTGACTGGGGAAGGCGGTTCAGGGGGCGCACTTGCTTTAGGAGTGGGTGACCGCATTTATATGCTTGAACATGCAGTCTATTCGGTCATTTCTCCGGAAGGAGCCGCCGCATTGCTCTGGAAAGACGCCACGCAAGCGCAGCGTGCAGCCGAAACCATGCGGATTACGGCCCAGGATTTGCACCGGTTTGGAATTGCCGACGGCATTATTGAAGAACCGATGGGCGGCGCACAGAAAAACCCGTCTTTGATGATCGACCGGGTAAAACAGCAAGTGGTGTCTGCGCTTGAAGAATTGGTCGGCATTCCGGCAGACCAGCTGGTGGAAGAGCGCTACAGGAAATACAAAATGATCGGTCAGTATGGGGAGTCGGCACCGGAACCTGATCAAACGGAAGAAAAAGAAGGAATTACGAACTGAAATCGGATTAGGGGGAAGTGTGCTCAAAGGAGGACACTTCTTTTTTTGAATAGGTTACAATAAATGGGAGGTGAACAGATGAAACGTATCGGTGTTCTGACGAGCGGCGGTGATTCGCCGGGCATGAATGCGGCAATCCGCGCGGTGGTTCGAAGTTCCATCTATCATGGGGCGGAAGTGATTGGAATCGAAAGGGGATATCAAGGGCTTATTGAGGGGAAAACCATACCTTTGCAGCTCGGATCCGTCGGCGATATCATTCATCGCGGTGGCACCATTTTACATACGGCCAGGTCGGAAGCGTTTAAAACGAAAGAAGGGCAAGAAACGGCCGTTTCCGTTCTTCGCCAAAATGGGATTGAGGGTTTGGTGGTAATCGGTGGCGATGGATCTTATCGGGGGGCGCATGTGCTGTCCCAACTGGGAGTTGCCACGATTGGACTGCCAGGCACGATCGATAATGATATTGCCTGTACCGATTTTACGATCGGGTTTGATACGGCAGTGAATACAGTCATCGATGCGGTGGACAAGATCCGCGATACGGCCACTTCCCACGAGAGGACATATGTGATCGAAGTCATGGGACGCCATGCTGGGGATATCGCGTTATGGGCGGGAGTAGCGGCCGGCGCGGAGACGATTTTGATTCCGGAAGCGCCTGCCGATCTCGACCGTTTGATCGAGAAGCTGCAGCGAGGGATCGAGCGCGGCAAAAAACATTCCATCATTCTTGTGGCGGAAGGCGCTGGCAAAGGGTTCGACATTGGCCAGTCGATCCAGCAAAAAACGGGCTGGGAAACGCGTGTCACGGTGTTGGGCCACATTCAACGGGGCGGCTCCCCTACCGCATTTGACCGGCTGCTGGCTTCCCGAATGGGGGCGATGGCGGTGGATCTATTGATGAAAGGGGAGAGCGGCAAAGCGGTCGGCATTCAAGGAGGCGTTTTGCGGGCGCATGCGTTTGAACAGGTCGTAACTACGCTGCGCAAGGCCGACTTGTCGCTGTATTCGCTGGCGTCCTTGTTGTCTATTTAGGAACATCGCAAAATTACGGAGGTGCACAATGAGACGTACGAAAATCGTCTGCACAATTGGTCCGGCCAGCGAGTCGGTCGAGGTACTCAGCCAATTGATTCAAAACGGGATGAATGTGGCACGATTGAACTTTTCACACGGCAGCTATGAGGAGCATGCGGCCCGAATTCGAAACATTCGGGCGGCATCACAGGCGACCGGCCGAATGGTGGCCATTCTGCTCGACATTAAAGGACCCAAAATCCGTACCGGTATGATCGAAAACGACCAGGTGGAGCTAAAAACAGGCGATACGATCACGCTCACAACGGAAGAAACATTGGGAAACGCAGAGCGCGTGTCGATTTCCTATCAAGGGCTGCCGGAGGATGTGTCGCCAGGATCCCGTTTGCTGATCGATGATGGGTTGATCGGATTGGTCGTGGAGCAGGTGGAAGGCAACAACATCGTGTGTCGGATCACAAACGGGGGCATTTTGAAAAATCGGAAAGGCATCAACGCACCTGGTGTTCGCTTGCGAATTCCAAGTGTCACTGAGAAAGACATTGCGGATATTAAATTTGGCATCGAACAGGGAGTGGATTTGATCGCCGCTTCGTTTGTCCGGAAAGCGGGCGATGTGTTGGACGTACGGCGGGTGCTGGAAGAAAACAACGGTAAAGCGGACGTGATTGCAAAAATCGAAGCGCAGGAAGCGCTCGATCAACTGGATGAAATTCTGAAAGTGGCGGACGGCTTGATGGTCGCACGGGGAGACTTGGGAGTCGAAATTGCGACAGAAGAAGTACCGCTCTGGCAGAAAATCATGATCGACAAATGCAACCAGGCGGGAAAACCGGTTATCACTGCCACGCAGATGCTTGACTCGATGGAGCGTAATCCACGTCCGACGCGGGCAGAAGCTAGCGATGTAGCGAATGCGATTTTTGACGGAACGGATGCGATCATGTTGTCGGGAGAGACGGCGGCTGGCAAATATCCGGTCCAGGCGGTGGAAACGATGGCCCGGATTGCAGAAAGGGCGGAACAGGCGATGCGTGATAAAATCGTCCCCGCTAAAGAGCGGAACTGGTCGGTGGAGCCAACGGTTACCGATTCGATTTCACAAGCGGTTGCCACCATTGCGCAAAATTTGCAGGCAAAAGCGATTGTTACACCGACACACAGCGGACATACGGCCCGGATGGTGTCAAAATACCGTCCCGACTGTTTGATTATCGCCGTTACGCCGAATCAGGATGTGGCGCGCCGCCTCTGCATTTCGAACGGTGTGTATCCTGTTGTGGTGAAAGAGACAAAAACAACGGACGAGATGCTGGAAATGGCAGTTACGGGGGCCTTGCAGACAGAGTGGGTGAAACGGGGCGATCTGGTCGTGATTACAGCGGGAGTTCCGGTCGGACAGCCTGGCACGACCAATCTGGTCAAGGTTCACACCATTGGGGATGTACTGGCGCGCGGACAAGGAATCGGCAATCGGGCTGTGACAGGCCGCGTTTGTAAAGGAACTCATGTTGATGAACTGCTTGCAAAAATGGAGGCGGGCAGCATTTTGGTGGTTCGGTCAACCGATGCGGAATTGATGCCTGCGGTTGAAAAGGCAGCGGCTGTCGTATCGGAGGAAGGCGGGCTGACCTCTCATTCGGCAGTGGTTTGCCTGTCACTGGGTATTCCCGTGATCGTAGGTGTGGAAAGGGCTGTATCGATTCTGGCTGATGGAGACGTGGTGACGGTTGATGCGGTGCACGGACTTGTTTACAAAGGGCATGCACAGGTTCTGTAAGAGTTGCGAAACCAGAACGATGGGGGGAGAGGGGAGATGAAAGACGGCTGGCATGAAACGGAAGTGCGGGTGAGGTACGCGGATACGGATGCAATGCGAATTGCATACCATGCCAATTACCTGACGTGGTTTGAAATCGGTCGAACCGAATTGATGCGTGATAACGGAGTTCCCTACGGTGAACTGGAGACTCAGTTTGGCATTATGCTGCCGGTAATCGAAAGCCGGTTGTTTTATCACTTGCCGGCCCGGTATGATGATCTGTTGGTGATTCGTACACAGTTGCGGGAGGCAAGGGTCCGTGTTCATTTTGAATATCAAATCATACGACAATCGGATCGCCAGTTACTGGTTAGCGGATATACGATGCATGCTTGGGTAACGCGGGAAATGAAGCCGGTACAATTGCGCAAGGTAGCGCCGGAAATGTCCCGACTGTTCAACGAACTGGTACAAAATCCTGAGTAATCCCGCCAAAAGAGGTGAATCGTTTGTTTCGGTTGCTGTTTCTTCTGTTTGTTATCGTCCCGACAATCGAGATTTTCGTGTTGATTCAGGTAGGGAAGGCGATCGGTGGTTGGCAGACCGTATTTTTGATCCTGTTGACGGCGGTTCTCGGTGCCTACTTGGCCAAATCGCAAGGCAGAGCGACACTTCGTCGACTGCAGATCGAAATGGCCAGCGGACAGCCTCCCGGCAACACGTTGTTGGATGGAATTTGCATATTGGCAGGTGGCGTTCTGCTTCTGATGCCGGGTTTTGTAACCGATCTGATGGGAGTCGTGCTGCTTTTTCCGGTGACTCGGCAGCCGATTAAACGATGGCTCCGTCGATGGCTGGGCGCTCAGTTTGAAAAAGGTACATGGGTCAGCTACCGCCGATTTTAACAGGGCGGTTTAACAGGATGGATTCTTGTTTTTTTGGCAAAATAGGGAAAGCGAAACCGATTCATTTATTCCTTCCTGTGCATTTGTTTCACAGTGTGAAACGTCGGTTCAGTAGACGGGAAAATTTTCTTGTGACATAATTTAGACATATGGTATGATGATTGGCGGATAGCTGGATATTCGTCAATACATAAGAAGGGGGAACGCTCAATGGCATCTTTTGAAAAGTTGGCATTACCCACGGATGGACAGAAAATTTCGGTAGAAAACGGTAAACTGCAAGTTCCCAACAACCCTATTATTCCATTTATTGAAGGGGACGGAACGGGTCCCGACATTTGGGCGGCAGCTTCCCGCGTGTTGGATGCAGCAGTCGAGAAGGCGTATAAAGGCGACAAGAAAATTGCTTGGTTTGAAGTATACGCCGGTGAAAAAGCGTTTGACAAATTTGGCGAGTGGCTCCCAAACGATACACTGACAGCCCTCCGCGAATATATCGTAAGCATTAAAGGACCTTTAACAACGCCGGTTGGTGGCGGTATCCGATCTCTGAACGTGGCGCTTCGCCAGGAGTTGGATCTGTATGTCTGCCTGCGCCCCGTGCGTTATTTTAATGGTGTTCCGTCGCCGGTTAAACATCCGGAACTGGTGGACATGGTGATTTTCCGTGAAAACTCGGAAGATATCTACGCAGGGATTGAATGGCAGGAAGGAACCCCAGAAGTTAAGAAAGTGATTCAATTCCTGCAAAATGAGATGAACGTCAAGAAAATTCGCTTTCCGGAAACGTCCAGCATCGGCATCAAGCCGGTATCCAAAGAAGGTACGGAACGTCTGGTGCGTGCCGCGATCGAGTATGCTCTCAAGCATAAACGTAAGAGCGTAACGATTGTTCATAAAGGAAATATCATGAAGTTTACGGAAGGCATGTTTAAGAATTGGGGCTACGAGTTGGCTGAACGCGAATACGGCGACCGCGTATTTACCTGGGCACAGTATGATCGCATTAAAGACGAAAAAGGTGCGGAAGCGGCAAACAAGGCGCAAGCGGATGCAGAAGCGGCAGGCAAGATTATCGTAAAAGACAGTATTGCAGACGCGTTCCTGCAGCAAATTTTGACCCGTCCGGCTGAATATGACGTGATTGCGACCTTGAACTTGAACGGGGACTACGTGTCTGACGCGCTGGCTGCACAAGTTGGTGGTATCGGTATTGCACCGGGTGCCAATATTAACTATGTGACGGGTCATGCGGTGTTTGAAGCTACACACGGAACGGCTCCCAAATATGCGGGCCAGGACAAGGTGAACCCGGGTTCCGTTTTACTGTCTGGTGTGATGATGTTGGAACACCTCGGTTGGCAGGAAGCGGCTGACATGATTATCCGTTCGATGGAAAAAACGATCAACCAAAAAGTTGTTACCTACGATTTTGCCCGCCTGATGGAAGGTGCAAAAGAAGTCAAGTGTTCCGAGTTCGCAACTGCATTGATCAACAACCTGTAAGAAACCACCTGTAAGGAAAATCGGCGGTTTCTAACAAAGCCGCCGCCATACATAAAAAGGGGGAGACCTTTGATGGCAATCAAACGCAGCAAGATTACAATAGTAGGGGCCGGTTTTACGGGAGCTACGACCGCATTGTTTTT
The sequence above is a segment of the Effusibacillus dendaii genome. Coding sequences within it:
- the pfkA gene encoding 6-phosphofructokinase codes for the protein MKRIGVLTSGGDSPGMNAAIRAVVRSSIYHGAEVIGIERGYQGLIEGKTIPLQLGSVGDIIHRGGTILHTARSEAFKTKEGQETAVSVLRQNGIEGLVVIGGDGSYRGAHVLSQLGVATIGLPGTIDNDIACTDFTIGFDTAVNTVIDAVDKIRDTATSHERTYVIEVMGRHAGDIALWAGVAAGAETILIPEAPADLDRLIEKLQRGIERGKKHSIILVAEGAGKGFDIGQSIQQKTGWETRVTVLGHIQRGGSPTAFDRLLASRMGAMAVDLLMKGESGKAVGIQGGVLRAHAFEQVVTTLRKADLSLYSLASLLSI
- the pyk gene encoding pyruvate kinase; translation: MRRTKIVCTIGPASESVEVLSQLIQNGMNVARLNFSHGSYEEHAARIRNIRAASQATGRMVAILLDIKGPKIRTGMIENDQVELKTGDTITLTTEETLGNAERVSISYQGLPEDVSPGSRLLIDDGLIGLVVEQVEGNNIVCRITNGGILKNRKGINAPGVRLRIPSVTEKDIADIKFGIEQGVDLIAASFVRKAGDVLDVRRVLEENNGKADVIAKIEAQEALDQLDEILKVADGLMVARGDLGVEIATEEVPLWQKIMIDKCNQAGKPVITATQMLDSMERNPRPTRAEASDVANAIFDGTDAIMLSGETAAGKYPVQAVETMARIAERAEQAMRDKIVPAKERNWSVEPTVTDSISQAVATIAQNLQAKAIVTPTHSGHTARMVSKYRPDCLIIAVTPNQDVARRLCISNGVYPVVVKETKTTDEMLEMAVTGALQTEWVKRGDLVVITAGVPVGQPGTTNLVKVHTIGDVLARGQGIGNRAVTGRVCKGTHVDELLAKMEAGSILVVRSTDAELMPAVEKAAAVVSEEGGLTSHSAVVCLSLGIPVIVGVERAVSILADGDVVTVDAVHGLVYKGHAQVL
- a CDS encoding acyl-CoA thioesterase, with protein sequence MKDGWHETEVRVRYADTDAMRIAYHANYLTWFEIGRTELMRDNGVPYGELETQFGIMLPVIESRLFYHLPARYDDLLVIRTQLREARVRVHFEYQIIRQSDRQLLVSGYTMHAWVTREMKPVQLRKVAPEMSRLFNELVQNPE
- a CDS encoding FxsA family protein, with the protein product MFRLLFLLFVIVPTIEIFVLIQVGKAIGGWQTVFLILLTAVLGAYLAKSQGRATLRRLQIEMASGQPPGNTLLDGICILAGGVLLLMPGFVTDLMGVVLLFPVTRQPIKRWLRRWLGAQFEKGTWVSYRRF
- the icd gene encoding NADP-dependent isocitrate dehydrogenase, which produces MASFEKLALPTDGQKISVENGKLQVPNNPIIPFIEGDGTGPDIWAAASRVLDAAVEKAYKGDKKIAWFEVYAGEKAFDKFGEWLPNDTLTALREYIVSIKGPLTTPVGGGIRSLNVALRQELDLYVCLRPVRYFNGVPSPVKHPELVDMVIFRENSEDIYAGIEWQEGTPEVKKVIQFLQNEMNVKKIRFPETSSIGIKPVSKEGTERLVRAAIEYALKHKRKSVTIVHKGNIMKFTEGMFKNWGYELAEREYGDRVFTWAQYDRIKDEKGAEAANKAQADAEAAGKIIVKDSIADAFLQQILTRPAEYDVIATLNLNGDYVSDALAAQVGGIGIAPGANINYVTGHAVFEATHGTAPKYAGQDKVNPGSVLLSGVMMLEHLGWQEAADMIIRSMEKTINQKVVTYDFARLMEGAKEVKCSEFATALINNL